AAAAATTGCCTGTTGTTTCCTATCGTACCGGGGTGAACTTAAAAATCGCGCCTTTTTGGCAAATatttggcgaagaagatcacaaaaaagaaatcagcTAATATTGAATTGTTTATTAGAtaagaaaatgaaaaagaactttttttAGGGCTAATTCAAATGTCATGTAAAAGATGTCATAATCCGTTAGCTTTCTGTCCTACTTTAGAGTCGGTCCCTTGGCCCAGTTGGTTAAGGCGTGGTGCTAATAACGCCAAGATCAGCAGTTCGATCCTGCTAGGGACCACTTCTTCCTTGGGCGTGTGGCGTAGTTGGTAGCGCGTTCGCTTAGCATGCGAAAGGTCTCCGGTTCGAATCCGGACTCgtccattttttttgtcttgatggccttttcttttgtattTTACATGCTTTACAGTTATTTCAGTTGAAACGCTTACTTTCCATATGGAATAAGGAAAGACATGCTTCCTAATGACTTGATGATCTTTAGCATCCCAAAGTCGAAAAATAGCCATGAACTTAAGATGAAGGGCCAAATGCTCAATCCCAGGCCAGATTCGAACCCTTTTTAATCATCAGCTCCAAGAAGACCAAGCATGTGATAAGAATCACCTCCAACGGCAAAAAATTCTACAAAAGTATTGATGTTTGACCCGCATACCATTAAATACAAACCATTTCATTAAAGCACCACTTCCTgggccaacttcttcttgtagtCCAAGATGGAGCCGTCCCATTTGGTGGCGGTCTTGTTCTCAATGACGAAAATGTCCTTAGCGACCTTGTCCAACAATCTGAAATCGTGGGACACAACGACAACACCACCGTTGAAGGCATTGATGGCCTCAGCCAAAGAATCAATGGTGGCCAAGTCCAAACCGTTAGTGGGCTCGTCCAACAAAATTAAGTTAGGGGCCTCAATGGCTAAAAGAGCAAACACAACTCTTGATCTTTGACCCTCAGACAAGGTGGCCATTTGAGAAGTCTGGCCCTCACCGGTCAAACCGTAACGACCCAATTGCTGTCTCCAGTACTGGAAGTCCTGAGAAATGTGGGAAAATCTGTCTCTGACAAACTCCAATGGGGTCTTGGTCAAGTCCAATTGGTCCTGAGAGTGCTGCGAGTAGACACCCAACTTGATGTGTGTGTGCTGAATGACTCTACCCTTCTGAGGGGTCAATTTACCTTgaaacaatttcaacaagGTGGACTTACCAACACCGTTGGGGCCCACAAGGGCAACACGGGAGTCCATATCGATACCAATGTCCAAGTTTTCGTAGAGATTGTCCTCTTCTTTACCCGTGTAGGAGAAAGACATGTTGTCAAAAGCCAACACTGGAGGTGGCAACTTTTCGACATCTGGGAAACGGAAGGAGAAGACCTTGTCGGGAACAACAGGCTGAATCAAACCATCGGCCTCCATCTTGTCCAAAATCTTCTGTCTGGACTTGGCCTGTCTGACCAAGTTGGCATAGGTACCGGCGGAGGCAATGAATTTCTTGATATGAGCGATTTCCTCCTGTTGCTTGTGGTATTGCTTCATCTGGTTGGTTTCCAACTCCTGTCTTGTCTTGACGTACGAGTCGTAGTTACCACCGTACTGGGTGAGAACCTTCAATCTCATATCGATCATGTTGGTACAAACACCGTTCAAGAAATCCTGAGAGTGAGAAACCAAGATCAACGTAGACTcccatctcttcaagtactcTTCCAACCACACACACGCAGCCAAGTCCAAGTGGGCCGTTGGGtcgtcaagaagcaaaagagtAGGCTTGACGAAAAGCGCCTTCGCAAGCGCCACACGCATCTTCCATCCACCAGACATATCcttggtcttcttgttgatggtgacaGGGTTGAATCCCAAACCGGTCAAGATGACGGCGGCTCTTGACTCAAAAGTCGATGGGTCCATCGAGTCGATTTTCTCGTACAACCCTTCGAGCGCAGGATTCTCTGGACCGTCCTTAACGATGATTTCCTCAACAAGGTCCTCCAATCTCTTGAGCTCGGCTTCTGCCTCTCTAACGACATAGGTCAAAGCAGAGAACTCAGAAGGCTCTGCAGGCTCGTTCAAAAGGTAAATGTCAATGTGCTCGGGCACTGGGTACTCTCTGGCAGCGAGggacttcaacaaggtggACTTACCACACCCATTTTCACCCAACAACCCGTATCTTCTACCATAGTTCAATTCCAATGTGGAGTCCTGGATAAGCACCTTACCgtgaaaaagaagcgaaaGCGATGAAATCTTGATATCTCTCGAAGTCTCCAAAGAATCCAACACACCCGTGGTGACACGGTCTGACAAGCCGTGCTCGTCAGTCTgcatcttcaacttggcaatCTGAGCAGCGGCATAATCGACATCTTTCTCCTCGGCATCTTTCTGAGcctgcttctttgtctttcttgtGGTTTTTCCGGCGGCTGCCTTGGCGGCCTCTTTTTCGGCACGCTTGGCCTCTCTTTTAGCTTTGGAAGCACTCACTGCGGACATGATGTATCTACTACTGGGAATTGGCAGAAAAAGAGTGAAAGACGAttgc
This DNA window, taken from Candidozyma auris chromosome 7, complete sequence, encodes the following:
- the KRE30 gene encoding ATP-binding cassette family ATPase ARB1; the encoded protein is MSAVSASKAKREAKRAEKEAAKAAAGKTTRKTKKQAQKDAEEKDVDYAAAQIAKLKMQTDEHGLSDRVTTGVLDSLETSRDIKISSLSLLFHGKVLIQDSTLELNYGRRYGLLGENGCGKSTLLKSLAAREYPVPEHIDIYLLNEPAEPSEFSALTYVVREAEAELKRLEDLVEEIIVKDGPENPALEGLYEKIDSMDPSTFESRAAVILTGLGFNPVTINKKTKDMSGGWKMRVALAKALFVKPTLLLLDDPTAHLDLAACVWLEEYLKRWESTLILVSHSQDFLNGVCTNMIDMRLKVLTQYGGNYDSYVKTRQELETNQMKQYHKQQEEIAHIKKFIASAGTYANLVRQAKSRQKILDKMEADGLIQPVVPDKVFSFRFPDVEKLPPPVLAFDNMSFSYTGKEEDNLYENLDIGIDMDSRVALVGPNGVGKSTLLKLFQGKLTPQKGRVIQHTHIKLGVYSQHSQDQLDLTKTPLEFVRDRFSHISQDFQYWRQQLGRYGLTGEGQTSQMATLSEGQRSRVVFALLAIEAPNLILLDEPTNGLDLATIDSLAEAINAFNGGVVVVSHDFRLLDKVAKDIFVIENKTATKWDGSILDYKKKLAQEVVL